A region of Salirhabdus salicampi DNA encodes the following proteins:
- a CDS encoding (deoxy)nucleoside triphosphate pyrophosphohydrolase yields the protein MKKKVNVVAAIIENDRDEILCALRSPKMSIPNLWEFPGGKVEQNEDIYTALRREIKEELHCEIDTCDLHNEHTHEYDTFIIHLIAIKARIVNGDPVPTEHSKLIWLKRENLSSLKWAPADIPAVELLMNE from the coding sequence ATGAAAAAGAAAGTAAACGTTGTAGCCGCTATTATTGAAAATGATCGAGATGAAATATTGTGTGCCCTCCGTTCTCCTAAAATGTCCATCCCTAACCTGTGGGAGTTTCCAGGAGGTAAAGTTGAACAAAATGAAGATATTTATACTGCTTTAAGACGGGAAATTAAAGAGGAACTTCATTGCGAAATTGATACTTGTGATTTACATAACGAACACACCCACGAATACGATACTTTTATTATTCATTTAATAGCTATTAAAGCACGTATTGTCAATGGTGATCCAGTGCCTACCGAACATTCTAAACTTATTTGGCTAAAAAGAGAGAACCTTTCCTCTTTAAAATGGGCACCGGCTGATATTCCTGCTGTTGAATTATTGATGAACGAATAG
- a CDS encoding glucose 1-dehydrogenase gives MGRLENKVSLITGGASGIGKEMAKLFAQEGSKVAVTDINVQAGEEVVAEIKESGGEAIFIKQDVTVEDEWKSTIQEVQDTYGSLHVLANNAGIGVLTNIEEETLEHWRKVQQINVESVFLGTKHAVLAMKNNKEKSSIINFSSILGLVGEGAAPTYNASKGAVKLLTKSVALHCASQGYNIRVNSIHPGYIDTPMVAGAIEDPAPIAALHPVGRLGEAKEIAYGALFLASDESTFATGSELVIDGGYTAQ, from the coding sequence ATGGGTCGTTTGGAAAACAAAGTTTCACTCATTACTGGTGGTGCATCAGGAATAGGGAAAGAAATGGCTAAGTTATTTGCACAAGAAGGATCGAAAGTGGCGGTAACGGATATTAATGTGCAAGCAGGAGAAGAAGTTGTGGCAGAGATAAAGGAAAGTGGCGGTGAAGCTATTTTCATTAAACAAGATGTAACTGTTGAAGATGAATGGAAATCTACCATCCAAGAAGTTCAAGATACATACGGCTCCTTACATGTGTTGGCGAACAATGCTGGTATTGGTGTATTAACAAATATTGAGGAAGAAACTTTAGAGCATTGGAGAAAAGTGCAACAGATTAATGTAGAGTCTGTTTTCTTAGGTACGAAACATGCCGTATTAGCTATGAAAAATAATAAAGAAAAGAGTTCAATCATTAACTTTTCGTCCATTTTAGGATTAGTTGGTGAAGGCGCGGCACCTACCTACAATGCTAGTAAAGGTGCTGTAAAGCTGCTAACTAAGTCAGTGGCATTACACTGCGCAAGTCAAGGATATAACATTCGTGTAAACAGTATTCACCCAGGATATATTGATACACCAATGGTCGCAGGAGCTATTGAAGATCCAGCACCTATTGCAGCCTTACATCCAGTCGGTCGTCTAGGTGAGGCGAAAGAAATAGCATATGGTGCTTTATTTCTGGCATCAGATGAATCCACTTTCGCAACTGGTTCTGAACTTGTCATTGACGGAGGATATACTGCACAATAA
- a CDS encoding biotin/lipoyl-containing protein gives MNQVLEPVYSPCHGSVKEVIVKPNSYVYEWETLCFIETEDGRKEEVSIGISGIVTSVEVERGQEVTPSTKITVIQDDLEITGSD, from the coding sequence GTGAATCAAGTATTAGAACCTGTTTATAGTCCTTGTCACGGATCCGTAAAAGAGGTTATTGTTAAACCTAATTCTTACGTCTATGAGTGGGAAACGTTATGCTTCATAGAAACGGAGGATGGACGGAAAGAGGAAGTCTCTATTGGTATTAGTGGTATTGTAACTTCAGTTGAAGTGGAAAGAGGTCAAGAAGTTACACCAAGCACAAAAATTACCGTTATCCAAGACGATCTTGAAATAACCGGTAGTGATTAA
- a CDS encoding alpha/beta hydrolase, translated as MNKKRWVKIGVGIVFILLIINIIGSLYFYDLAIKREKKDFLQGNKDLEVSAEAMNTFLKGDWREWVVNQNFEGMEIESFDGLKLQGYFLESIEPTNKTVIFAHGYLGRGRDMALYGQYYYEELGYNIFLADMRGHGESEGDYIGFGWHDRLDYLKWIDTIIEKKGMDVEIVLHGLSMGGATMAMISGEELPSNVKAIVADSPYSSVYDLFAYQLKRMYKLPEFPVLPTTSLVTNMKAGYSLKEASALEQVKKAEVPILYFHGSNDTFVPTPMANELYEQTNGETDIMFFEGANHGEAFAIDKEKYVEKLTGFLKKYIN; from the coding sequence ATGAACAAAAAACGTTGGGTTAAAATTGGTGTTGGAATCGTTTTCATTCTATTAATTATTAATATTATCGGTAGCTTGTATTTTTATGATTTAGCCATTAAACGTGAAAAGAAAGACTTTCTTCAAGGAAATAAGGATTTAGAAGTATCGGCAGAAGCAATGAATACGTTTTTAAAAGGGGATTGGCGTGAGTGGGTCGTCAATCAAAACTTTGAAGGTATGGAAATTGAGTCCTTTGATGGCTTAAAACTACAAGGCTACTTTTTGGAATCAATAGAACCAACAAACAAAACGGTCATCTTTGCCCATGGTTATTTAGGCCGTGGAAGAGATATGGCTTTATACGGACAATATTATTATGAGGAGCTTGGTTATAATATATTCCTGGCAGATATGCGCGGTCACGGGGAAAGTGAAGGAGATTATATCGGTTTTGGCTGGCATGATCGGCTAGACTACTTAAAATGGATTGATACCATCATTGAAAAGAAGGGAATGGATGTAGAAATTGTTCTTCATGGGCTATCAATGGGCGGAGCTACGATGGCAATGATAAGTGGGGAAGAGCTGCCTTCCAATGTAAAGGCAATTGTTGCTGATAGCCCATACTCAAGCGTTTATGACTTATTTGCATATCAACTCAAACGAATGTATAAATTACCGGAATTTCCTGTTCTGCCAACTACGAGTCTAGTAACGAACATGAAAGCTGGATATTCATTAAAAGAAGCATCTGCGTTAGAACAGGTAAAAAAGGCAGAAGTACCAATTCTATATTTCCATGGAAGCAATGATACTTTCGTCCCAACTCCAATGGCAAATGAGTTATATGAACAAACGAACGGCGAAACAGACATTATGTTCTTCGAAGGTGCAAATCACGGTGAAGCCTTTGCGATTGATAAGGAGAAGTATGTGGAGAAGTTGACGGGATTTTTGAAGAAGTATATAAACTAA
- a CDS encoding DEAD/DEAH box helicase yields MEADHKLIVNSDNSNLLNELINSIRGCKRFYFSVAFINYSGLQLLLDSLKEAQDRGVPGKVLTSTYLNFTEVKALEKIREFSNVELKVFSDITEKGFHTKVYLFEYQHTYKVIIGSSNITQNALKSNIEWNAEIISKEDNPFIQKVLKEYKHLWNISHDATEEFIKKYELFLDRFKDRKPTSGLIFEHGEYIVPNRMQRRAIENLERLRSYGETKALVVAATGTGKTYMSAFDVSEFKPKRLLFIVHREEILKKAKETFETLLPNSKLSFGLLTGNSKDKNADYVFATVQTISKYYKEYSRDHFDYIIIDEAHHATSLSYQTVMDYFAPQFMLGMTATPERSDNDNVFDVFDNNVAIEVRLHEALEDDLVIPFHYFGITDIDGIDLSDVDIDNIAEVTKRLKVHERVDFIIEKMEFYGYDGKKRKCLGFCASIEHAQFMAEQFNKRGYKSICLHGGHTVEERTKYIHQLEDDGNDLEVIFTVDIFNEGVDIPSINSVLMLRPTNSPIVFIQQLGRGLRKYGKKEFLTVIDFIGNHSKAFLIAIALNGSRYYDKESIKVAIATDFANIPGATHIQIDEISRERILEQIDRENFNSMKYLKEEYFEFKKQNRGKIPLFLLDFLKFDGSPDPTKFIDKEKTYLQFVAKAEKNQDLKVLLGDDIFESILKELSSKLPLKRIYEFVILKSLLNQNEINVEQAKYEIMKYINEVDKDSVYHAFEYLNQNYYDKVQKKTKEKLLHFNGDRAIKTVNFTKVLEKEDYKKFIKDILDYGIFRYIKEYGHNYYGVPHFKLYEQYQMIDAALLSNYRKTHTAFRGSGLLTNETEYFLYIDLHKEDTIKDSLKYKDEFIDRQYFQWQTPNSTTQASERGKNIIYNRDRGINLHLFVRKYKEIDGKVEPYIYIGKGNTVEFEGEKPITVKLKLENELPENLYTELTKKV; encoded by the coding sequence ATGGAAGCAGATCATAAACTAATTGTTAATTCCGATAACAGTAACTTGTTAAACGAGTTAATCAATTCCATAAGGGGATGTAAGCGCTTTTATTTTAGTGTAGCTTTTATTAATTATAGTGGATTACAACTTTTGTTAGATTCTCTTAAAGAAGCACAAGATAGGGGTGTACCTGGAAAAGTCCTTACTTCTACATATCTTAATTTTACAGAAGTAAAAGCGTTAGAAAAGATTCGAGAATTTTCTAATGTCGAGTTAAAGGTGTTTAGTGATATTACTGAAAAAGGTTTTCATACAAAAGTTTATTTATTTGAATATCAACATACATATAAAGTAATAATAGGCTCTTCGAACATAACGCAAAATGCTTTAAAAAGTAATATAGAGTGGAATGCCGAAATTATATCAAAAGAGGATAATCCTTTTATTCAAAAAGTACTTAAAGAATATAAACACCTTTGGAACATAAGTCATGATGCAACAGAAGAATTTATTAAGAAATATGAATTATTTTTAGATAGGTTTAAAGATAGAAAACCTACTAGTGGGTTGATCTTCGAGCATGGAGAATATATTGTACCAAATCGAATGCAGCGAAGGGCAATAGAAAATCTGGAACGTCTTCGGAGCTATGGTGAGACAAAAGCTTTAGTTGTAGCTGCCACAGGAACAGGAAAAACATATATGTCCGCATTTGATGTAAGTGAATTTAAGCCTAAAAGACTCCTTTTTATTGTTCATCGAGAGGAAATTCTTAAGAAAGCAAAAGAAACATTTGAAACACTTCTACCAAACAGTAAGTTAAGTTTTGGCCTCTTAACTGGTAATTCGAAAGATAAAAATGCAGATTATGTATTCGCAACAGTACAAACGATATCTAAATATTATAAAGAGTACAGCCGTGATCACTTTGATTATATAATTATTGATGAGGCACACCATGCTACAAGCCTGAGTTATCAAACAGTTATGGATTACTTTGCGCCCCAATTCATGTTAGGTATGACTGCTACACCTGAAAGAAGTGACAACGATAATGTATTTGATGTATTTGATAATAATGTAGCTATTGAAGTTCGCTTGCATGAGGCGCTGGAGGATGACCTTGTTATACCTTTTCATTATTTTGGGATCACCGACATTGATGGTATTGATTTAAGTGATGTTGATATTGATAATATTGCTGAAGTAACAAAGAGATTAAAAGTACATGAGCGCGTAGATTTCATAATTGAAAAGATGGAATTTTACGGATATGACGGTAAAAAACGTAAGTGCCTTGGATTTTGTGCTAGCATTGAACATGCTCAATTTATGGCTGAACAATTTAACAAAAGAGGTTATAAAAGCATTTGTTTACACGGTGGACATACAGTTGAAGAACGGACTAAATATATACACCAATTAGAAGATGATGGTAATGATTTGGAGGTTATTTTTACAGTTGATATCTTTAATGAGGGCGTAGATATCCCTTCCATTAATTCAGTTTTAATGCTTAGACCAACCAATTCTCCAATAGTTTTTATACAACAATTAGGTCGTGGACTTCGAAAATATGGAAAGAAAGAGTTCCTAACTGTTATAGATTTTATAGGTAATCATAGTAAAGCCTTTTTAATTGCAATAGCTTTAAATGGAAGTCGTTACTATGATAAAGAGAGTATAAAGGTAGCTATTGCAACAGACTTCGCTAATATCCCGGGGGCGACCCACATACAGATAGATGAAATCTCAAGGGAACGTATATTAGAACAAATTGATAGGGAGAACTTTAACTCCATGAAGTATCTGAAAGAAGAATACTTTGAATTTAAGAAGCAGAACAGGGGTAAGATTCCTTTATTTTTACTAGATTTTTTAAAATTTGATGGTTCCCCAGACCCTACAAAATTTATCGATAAAGAAAAAACATATTTACAGTTTGTGGCTAAAGCAGAAAAGAATCAAGACTTAAAAGTGTTGCTAGGTGATGATATATTTGAGAGCATATTGAAAGAGTTATCAAGTAAACTACCTTTGAAAAGAATTTATGAATTTGTCATCCTGAAGAGTTTATTAAACCAAAATGAAATAAATGTAGAACAAGCTAAGTACGAAATAATGAAATATATAAACGAAGTAGATAAAGATAGTGTATATCATGCCTTTGAGTACTTAAACCAAAATTATTATGATAAGGTTCAAAAAAAGACAAAAGAGAAGCTTCTTCATTTTAATGGAGATCGAGCTATAAAGACGGTTAACTTTACGAAAGTTTTAGAAAAAGAAGACTATAAAAAGTTTATCAAAGACATCTTAGATTATGGCATATTCCGTTACATTAAAGAATACGGTCACAATTATTATGGTGTTCCTCATTTTAAACTTTATGAACAGTACCAAATGATTGATGCTGCTTTACTATCAAATTATAGAAAAACACATACTGCATTTAGAGGATCGGGCTTATTAACGAACGAGACTGAGTATTTTCTTTACATTGATTTACATAAAGAAGATACTATTAAAGATAGTTTAAAATACAAAGATGAGTTTATCGACCGCCAATACTTTCAATGGCAAACTCCTAACAGTACTACTCAAGCATCTGAAAGAGGAAAAAATATTATCTATAATCGTGATAGGGGAATTAATTTACACCTTTTTGTACGGAAATATAAGGAGATTGATGGAAAAGTGGAACCTTATATTTATATTGGGAAAGGGAACACTGTTGAGTTTGAAGGTGAAAAACCAATTACGGTAAAACTGAAATTAGAGAATGAATTGCCAGAAAACCTATATACAGAACTAACAAAAAAAGTATAG